A stretch of the Gemmatimonas sp. UBA7669 genome encodes the following:
- a CDS encoding FecCD family ABC transporter permease: MSAGTSWAADTRAVPIARLLVLCALLGLAMLAALRFGAVPLSTIDVLDALHGSGSLVHQNILHELRLPRAVQASLVGAALALSGTTYQALLRNPLAEPYVLGVSSGAAFGAVVSVVNGWSQREVWALPLCAFAGAVLAMVLVFRIAWSVGHRLDARVLLLSGVVVSAFLVACIWLLLTFADDESVRTAVFWMMGSHSGASWRSVSVLAVVMLPTAVVLLWQARALNLLAIGEMTAAFLGTNVERSKWWAYAAATFLTAVGVSVSGSIGFVGLVVPHALRLLWGGDHRLLVPASALAGAAFMVSADTAARTVAGANELPIGVVTALVGVPCFVWLLRRPVNGANV, translated from the coding sequence ATGAGTGCCGGCACTTCCTGGGCCGCCGACACGCGAGCCGTGCCCATCGCGCGGTTGCTCGTGTTGTGCGCATTGCTTGGCCTGGCCATGCTCGCGGCCCTGCGTTTTGGTGCGGTGCCGCTCAGCACCATCGATGTGCTCGACGCGCTGCATGGCAGCGGATCGCTGGTGCACCAGAACATTCTGCATGAGTTGCGCCTGCCGCGAGCCGTTCAGGCGTCGCTGGTTGGTGCGGCACTCGCGCTGAGTGGTACCACCTATCAGGCCCTGCTGCGCAATCCTCTGGCCGAGCCCTATGTGCTGGGCGTGTCGAGCGGCGCGGCCTTCGGTGCCGTGGTGAGCGTGGTGAACGGTTGGTCGCAGCGCGAAGTCTGGGCGCTGCCTCTCTGCGCGTTCGCGGGCGCGGTGCTGGCCATGGTGCTGGTGTTTCGCATCGCGTGGTCAGTGGGCCATCGACTTGACGCGCGGGTTCTCCTGCTGTCGGGTGTGGTGGTGAGCGCCTTTCTGGTGGCCTGCATCTGGTTGCTGCTCACCTTTGCCGACGATGAATCGGTGCGCACGGCGGTGTTCTGGATGATGGGAAGCCACTCGGGCGCATCGTGGCGTTCCGTGTCGGTGCTCGCGGTGGTCATGCTGCCTACGGCGGTCGTACTGCTGTGGCAGGCGCGTGCCCTCAACTTGCTGGCCATCGGGGAAATGACCGCCGCGTTCCTCGGGACCAATGTGGAGCGCAGCAAGTGGTGGGCATATGCGGCCGCCACGTTCCTCACCGCCGTCGGCGTGTCGGTGAGTGGATCAATCGGCTTTGTCGGGCTGGTGGTGCCACATGCGCTGCGGCTGCTCTGGGGCGGCGACCATCGCCTGCTCGTCCCCGCGTCGGCACTGGCTGGTGCGGCGTTCATGGTGTCGGCGGACACCGCGGCGCGGACTGTAGCTGGCGCCAACGAATTGCCCATCGGCGTCGTCACCGCATTGGTGGGCGTGCCATGCTTTGTGTGGCTGCTGCGCCGTCCCGTCAACGGAGCCAACGTCTGA